In a genomic window of Myxococcaceae bacterium JPH2:
- a CDS encoding PilZ domain-containing protein, protein MSGLQSCAVPTETGPIDRRSFPRLQAPLYARPARVQFGEKRKVLDVSLSGARIYSDEYHAEGSRLDVELFLPDGGSLECTARVVWTLKLPKDSVARYEVGLAFLDVSPDALARLQPVLIDDLGQ, encoded by the coding sequence CTGTCTGGTTTACAATCGTGTGCCGTGCCTACCGAGACCGGCCCGATCGACCGTCGTTCGTTCCCTCGCCTCCAGGCCCCGTTGTATGCGCGTCCGGCGCGGGTCCAGTTCGGAGAGAAGCGAAAGGTGCTGGACGTCAGCCTCAGTGGCGCCCGCATCTACTCCGACGAATACCACGCCGAAGGCAGTCGCCTGGACGTCGAGCTGTTCCTGCCGGACGGTGGGAGCCTCGAGTGTACCGCGCGCGTGGTGTGGACGTTGAAGCTCCCCAAGGACTCGGTGGCCCGCTACGAGGTGGGGCTGGCGTTCCTGGACGTGTCGCCGGATGCGCTCGCCCGGCTCCAGCCCGTGCTCATCGACGACCTGGGCCAGTGA
- a CDS encoding CPBP family intramembrane metalloprotease, whose amino-acid sequence MSIRPVPAAPALPVAVSPHRAWVALAFLVLFAAYEAPEGLGGRLLGNATLAAVLMVSFHAVAWGVGRGLGYRNGFHAYALEWRPRALLPALAGMLVLKPLSLFVGAALGWVRIQPLASPPQASTVAVAALGLLVTTFVPSLAEDIVARGFWLRAWPVAGRGVGYVLFSAACFVLTHVYRLGKGPMEWLMLFSLGLAFAAAAARTGSLWGAVGLHWGWNLANGGMDLVVDVTPVGGWMPVLSAVTGLVALGWVVLLPPWSTAASTGSSVPRDPGE is encoded by the coding sequence ATGTCGATCCGCCCCGTCCCCGCAGCTCCCGCGCTCCCCGTGGCGGTGTCCCCTCACCGCGCGTGGGTCGCCCTGGCGTTCCTCGTCCTCTTCGCCGCCTACGAGGCACCCGAGGGGCTTGGCGGCCGGCTGCTCGGCAACGCAACGCTGGCCGCCGTGCTGATGGTGTCCTTCCATGCGGTGGCGTGGGGCGTGGGGCGCGGGCTGGGCTATCGCAACGGCTTTCACGCCTACGCGCTGGAGTGGCGACCGCGTGCGCTGCTGCCCGCGCTGGCGGGGATGCTCGTGCTCAAGCCGCTGTCCCTGTTCGTCGGGGCTGCGCTCGGCTGGGTGCGCATCCAGCCCCTGGCGAGTCCGCCCCAGGCGAGCACCGTGGCGGTCGCGGCGCTCGGGCTCCTGGTGACGACGTTCGTGCCGTCGCTGGCGGAGGACATCGTCGCGCGAGGCTTCTGGCTGCGCGCGTGGCCCGTGGCCGGGCGAGGCGTGGGCTACGTGTTGTTCTCCGCCGCGTGCTTCGTGCTGACCCACGTCTATCGCTTGGGGAAGGGGCCGATGGAGTGGCTGATGCTCTTCTCCCTCGGACTGGCCTTCGCGGCGGCCGCCGCGCGCACGGGCTCTCTGTGGGGCGCGGTGGGACTGCACTGGGGCTGGAACCTCGCGAATGGAGGGATGGACCTGGTGGTGGATGTCACCCCGGTGGGCGGGTGGATGCCCGTGCTGTCCGCCGTGACGGGGCTGGTGGCGTTGGGGTGGGTGGTGCTCCTGCCGCCATGGAGCACTGCGGCATCCACGGGGTCGTCCGTGCCCCGGGACCCCGGTGAGTAG
- the ureG gene encoding urease accessory protein UreG — MHDDHRGHGHDDTDHEHEEWEHPGHYEEREPTRRRDFSTRAFTIGIGGPVGSGKTALVLALCRALRERIRLGVVTNDIFTKEDAEFLVRNQALSPERIRAVETGGCPHAAIREDISHNLLALEQLMEELKPELLIVESGGDNLAAQYSRELADYTVYVIDVAGGDKVPRKGGPGITQSDLLIINKTDLAPHVGADLGVMERDARKMRGTGPFVFTQVTRGVGLDAVITHLLEAWRRHGGRAVA, encoded by the coding sequence ATGCACGACGACCACCGTGGCCATGGCCATGACGACACCGACCACGAGCATGAGGAATGGGAGCACCCTGGGCACTACGAGGAGCGCGAGCCAACCCGCCGGCGCGACTTCTCCACGCGCGCGTTCACGATTGGCATTGGCGGCCCCGTGGGCAGCGGCAAGACGGCGCTCGTGCTGGCGCTGTGCCGGGCCCTGCGCGAGCGGATCCGCCTGGGCGTGGTGACGAATGACATCTTCACGAAGGAGGACGCGGAGTTCCTCGTCCGCAATCAGGCGCTGTCACCCGAGCGCATCCGCGCGGTGGAGACCGGCGGCTGTCCGCACGCGGCCATTCGCGAGGACATCAGCCACAACCTGCTGGCGCTGGAGCAGCTCATGGAGGAGCTGAAGCCGGAGTTGCTCATCGTCGAGAGCGGGGGCGACAACCTCGCGGCGCAGTACAGCCGCGAGCTGGCGGACTACACCGTGTATGTCATTGACGTGGCGGGTGGAGACAAGGTGCCGCGCAAGGGCGGTCCTGGCATCACCCAGTCGGATCTCCTCATCATCAACAAGACGGACCTGGCGCCGCACGTGGGCGCGGACCTGGGTGTCATGGAGCGCGATGCGCGCAAGATGCGGGGCACCGGGCCCTTCGTCTTCACCCAGGTGACGCGAGGCGTGGGGCTGGACGCGGTCATCACGCATCTGCTCGAGGCGTGGCGGCGCCATGGTGGGAGGGCCGTGGCATGA
- a CDS encoding urease accessory protein UreF, with translation MGTSWRVLQLADSGFPTGGFAHSGGLEAAVQQGEVRGADGMRRFVRELLWQAGLGGLPLVNEAHADPTALPRLDARADSFLSNHMAHRASRTQGRAFLDTCARIFPETVAPLREAARAQGLRCHHAPLFGAVLRVLEVDADDTRRLFLSLTLRGALSAGVRLGIIGTHESHQLQHESAPRLDAVLAQCADLGVASLAQPSPVLDLLGSTHDRLYSRLFLS, from the coding sequence TTGGGCACTTCCTGGCGCGTGTTGCAGCTCGCGGACTCCGGCTTTCCCACGGGGGGCTTCGCGCACTCCGGTGGACTGGAGGCAGCGGTCCAGCAGGGCGAGGTGCGCGGCGCCGACGGCATGCGGCGCTTCGTGCGCGAGCTGCTGTGGCAGGCCGGCCTGGGAGGCCTCCCCTTGGTGAACGAGGCGCACGCGGACCCCACCGCGCTGCCGCGCCTGGACGCGCGCGCGGACAGCTTCCTCTCCAACCACATGGCCCATCGCGCGAGCCGCACGCAGGGCCGCGCGTTCCTGGACACCTGTGCCCGCATCTTCCCGGAGACCGTCGCGCCGCTGCGCGAGGCCGCGCGAGCCCAGGGACTGCGATGCCACCATGCGCCGCTGTTCGGCGCGGTGCTGCGGGTGTTGGAGGTGGATGCGGATGACACGCGGCGCCTCTTCCTCTCATTGACGCTGCGAGGCGCGCTGTCCGCGGGCGTGCGGCTGGGCATCATCGGCACGCACGAGTCGCACCAGCTCCAGCATGAGAGTGCGCCACGACTCGACGCGGTGTTGGCGCAATGCGCGGACCTGGGCGTGGCGTCGCTGGCGCAGCCTTCGCCGGTGTTGGACCTGCTCGGCTCGACGCACGACCGACTCTATTCGAGGCTCTTCCTGTCCTGA
- the ureC gene encoding urease subunit alpha produces the protein MSRGIDRRHYADMFGPTTGDRVRLGDTGLWAEVERDATVYGDECKFGGGKVLREGMGQRAGTGDADALDCVITNALILDWTGIYKADIGIKAGRISAIGKAGNPDVMAGVTPGMVVGVTTEAISAEGLIVTAGGLDTHIHFICPQQADEALASGITTWVGGGTGPATGSKATTCTPGAWNLRRMLQSTDSLPLNIGLTGKGNTSLPQGLLEQIRAGAIGLKLHEDWGTTPAAIDTCLSVAEGEDIQVTIHTDTLNESGYVDDSLAAFRGRTIHTYHSEGAGGGHAPDIIRVCGVEHVLPSSTNPTRPYTVNTLDEHLDMLMVCHHLDTEIPEDVAFAESRIRGETIAAEDILHDLGAISMMSSDSQAMGRVGEVICRTWQTAHKMREQRGRLGEERGDNDNLRIRRYVAKYTINPAIAHGLSHDVGSVEVGKLADLVLWRPAFFGIRPELVLKGGLTAWAQMGDANASIPTPQPYLMRPMFGARGRAVGATSVAFVSARALSEGRLDELGLTKHLSAVRRCRGLTKRDMRLNDALPHLTVDPETYEVRADGELLRCEPAVRLPLTQRYSLF, from the coding sequence ATGAGCCGGGGAATCGATCGCCGTCACTACGCGGACATGTTCGGGCCCACCACGGGCGACCGCGTGCGGCTGGGCGACACCGGCCTGTGGGCCGAGGTGGAGCGCGACGCCACCGTCTACGGAGACGAGTGCAAGTTCGGTGGAGGCAAGGTCCTGCGCGAGGGCATGGGGCAGCGCGCGGGGACGGGCGACGCGGATGCGCTCGATTGCGTCATCACCAACGCGCTCATCCTGGACTGGACCGGCATCTACAAGGCGGACATCGGCATCAAGGCGGGGCGGATCAGCGCCATTGGCAAGGCGGGCAACCCGGATGTCATGGCGGGCGTGACGCCGGGCATGGTGGTGGGGGTCACCACCGAGGCCATCTCCGCGGAAGGCCTCATCGTCACGGCCGGCGGGTTGGACACGCACATCCATTTCATCTGCCCGCAGCAGGCGGACGAGGCGCTCGCCAGCGGCATCACCACCTGGGTGGGCGGAGGCACGGGGCCCGCGACGGGCAGCAAGGCGACCACGTGCACGCCGGGCGCGTGGAACCTGCGCCGGATGCTCCAGTCCACGGACTCGCTGCCGCTCAACATCGGGCTGACGGGGAAGGGGAACACGTCGCTGCCGCAGGGCCTGCTGGAGCAGATCCGCGCGGGCGCCATCGGCCTGAAGCTTCACGAGGATTGGGGCACCACTCCCGCCGCCATCGACACGTGCCTGAGCGTGGCCGAGGGCGAGGACATCCAGGTCACCATCCACACGGACACGCTCAACGAGTCGGGCTACGTGGACGATTCGCTCGCGGCCTTCCGTGGGCGCACCATCCACACGTACCACTCGGAGGGCGCGGGCGGCGGACACGCGCCGGACATCATCCGCGTGTGCGGCGTGGAGCACGTGCTGCCCAGCTCGACGAACCCCACGCGGCCGTACACGGTGAACACGCTGGATGAGCACCTCGACATGCTCATGGTGTGTCACCACCTGGATACGGAGATTCCCGAGGACGTGGCGTTCGCGGAGAGCCGCATCCGGGGCGAGACGATCGCCGCGGAGGACATCCTCCACGACCTGGGGGCCATCAGCATGATGTCCTCGGACAGTCAGGCGATGGGGCGCGTGGGCGAGGTCATCTGCCGCACCTGGCAGACGGCGCACAAGATGCGCGAGCAGCGCGGGCGCCTGGGTGAAGAGCGAGGCGACAACGACAACCTGCGCATTCGTCGCTACGTGGCCAAGTACACCATCAACCCCGCCATCGCCCACGGGCTGTCGCATGACGTGGGCTCGGTGGAGGTGGGGAAGCTGGCGGACCTGGTCCTGTGGCGTCCCGCGTTCTTCGGCATCCGTCCGGAGCTGGTGCTCAAGGGCGGGCTCACCGCGTGGGCGCAGATGGGAGACGCGAACGCATCCATCCCCACGCCGCAGCCGTACCTCATGCGTCCGATGTTCGGCGCGCGCGGACGCGCGGTGGGCGCCACCAGCGTGGCCTTCGTGTCGGCGCGCGCGCTGTCCGAGGGGCGATTGGACGAACTCGGGTTGACCAAGCACCTGTCCGCGGTGCGGCGCTGCCGGGGCCTGACCAAGCGCGACATGCGGCTCAACGATGCGCTGCCTCACCTGACGGTGGACCCAGAGACCTACGAGGTCCGCGCCGACGGCGAGCTGCTGCGCTGCGAGCCGGCCGTGCGCCTTCCGCTCACGCAGCGCTACTCGTTGTTCTGA
- the ureA gene encoding urease subunit gamma, producing the protein MHLSPRDVDKLLLHQAGFLAQKRLARGLRLSYPEAVALIATQLLEFIRDGKSVAELMNLGRGLLGRAQVMDGVPEMLVEVQVEGTFADGSKLVTVHHPVEADHGDLELALHGSFLPVPARERFPWPVASAEGPPGEVRTAPGEIVLNAGREQVSLVVTHRGDRPIQVGSHYPFFETNRALVFDRARAYGHRLDIPAGTAVRFEPGERKTVRLVPIAGARIVQGGNALGSGEVTPEGLERAMAQVRSRGFGHEEEQS; encoded by the coding sequence ATGCACCTGTCCCCACGAGACGTCGACAAGCTGTTGCTGCATCAAGCGGGCTTCCTCGCGCAGAAGCGGCTCGCGCGCGGCCTGAGGCTGAGCTACCCGGAGGCCGTCGCGCTCATTGCCACTCAGTTGCTGGAGTTCATCCGTGACGGGAAGAGCGTGGCCGAGTTGATGAACCTGGGGCGGGGCCTGCTGGGGCGCGCGCAGGTGATGGACGGCGTGCCGGAGATGCTGGTCGAGGTGCAGGTGGAGGGCACGTTCGCGGATGGCTCGAAGCTGGTGACCGTGCACCACCCGGTGGAGGCGGACCACGGTGACCTCGAGCTGGCGCTTCATGGCAGCTTCCTTCCAGTGCCTGCGCGCGAGCGCTTCCCGTGGCCCGTGGCCTCCGCGGAAGGTCCCCCCGGAGAGGTGCGCACGGCGCCGGGAGAGATTGTCCTGAACGCGGGCCGCGAGCAGGTGTCGCTCGTCGTCACGCACCGAGGAGATCGTCCCATTCAAGTGGGCAGTCACTACCCCTTCTTCGAGACGAACCGTGCGCTGGTGTTCGACCGGGCGCGGGCCTACGGACACCGCTTGGACATCCCCGCGGGCACCGCGGTGCGCTTCGAGCCAGGGGAGCGCAAGACGGTGCGGCTGGTACCCATCGCGGGCGCGCGCATCGTGCAGGGTGGCAACGCGTTGGGGAGCGGAGAGGTGACGCCCGAGGGGCTGGAGCGCGCCATGGCCCAGGTGCGCTCGCGCGGCTTCGGTCACGAGGAGGAGCAGTCATGA
- a CDS encoding urease accessory protein UreD: MARRIEDVESGPPRATGRAGMARLGFERCGERTIVRTALAHSPLRLLTPRNHGHAAWVYSSTLGGGLVDGDVLRLELEVGPGASALLASQGANRVYRSPSGCGSEVRARVEEGALLALTPDPTACFEGARYAQLTDVRLARTASLALTEVFTSGRSARGERWAFARQSSTVRVFVEDRALLDECWLLDPAHGPVAERMGRFEALATVVLVGPATEGARARLSRDFASERVTPRSNLVRSASPLGESGLLLRAAAVSVEALQGAVRTWLDFLPEGLGDDPWARRV, translated from the coding sequence ATGGCGAGGCGAATCGAAGACGTGGAGTCGGGACCGCCGCGCGCGACGGGACGCGCGGGCATGGCGCGCCTGGGCTTCGAGCGCTGTGGCGAGCGCACCATCGTGCGCACCGCGCTCGCGCACAGTCCGCTGAGACTGCTCACGCCTCGCAACCATGGCCATGCCGCGTGGGTCTACAGCAGCACGCTGGGCGGTGGGCTGGTGGATGGGGACGTTCTGCGCCTGGAGTTGGAGGTCGGGCCCGGTGCCTCGGCGCTCCTGGCCAGTCAGGGCGCCAATCGCGTGTATCGCTCGCCGTCGGGTTGCGGGAGCGAGGTGCGAGCTCGGGTGGAGGAGGGGGCCTTGCTGGCGCTCACTCCCGACCCCACCGCGTGCTTCGAGGGCGCGCGCTACGCCCAGCTCACGGACGTGCGGCTGGCGCGAACCGCGTCGCTCGCGCTGACGGAAGTCTTCACCTCGGGCCGCAGCGCGCGGGGGGAACGGTGGGCCTTCGCGCGCCAGTCCTCCACGGTGCGCGTCTTCGTGGAGGACCGAGCGCTCCTGGATGAGTGTTGGCTATTGGACCCCGCGCACGGCCCGGTCGCGGAGCGGATGGGGCGCTTCGAGGCGCTCGCGACGGTGGTGCTGGTGGGGCCCGCGACGGAAGGCGCGAGAGCACGGCTGTCGCGTGACTTCGCCTCGGAGCGCGTGACGCCTCGCTCGAACCTCGTTCGTTCGGCGAGCCCGCTGGGGGAGTCGGGCCTGCTGTTGCGCGCGGCGGCGGTGTCCGTGGAGGCGCTTCAGGGCGCCGTGCGCACGTGGCTGGACTTCCTGCCGGAGGGGCTGGGGGACGACCCCTGGGCGCGGCGGGTGTGA
- a CDS encoding LysR family transcriptional regulator, with product MLLFSEVVATGGITAAAERLGLRKSTVSRRLAALEERLGIRLVERNTRRLRLTEAGREYHLQCARLVAEAQEVNRAVSEARGSARGTLRLATLSLLGELLTPLIAEFLVRQPQMRVEVSLAQAHVDLIAEEYDLALRTGPLADSSLVARRLGRLRTGYYASPAYLRRQGTPRQPDELRRHACVVLAEPGTEEVWFFGEGKGARTVPVTGRLRVASVRAGQIAARAGLGVVRLPASLVAEDVRAGQLAPVLEDVTPPGIPVFAVYPSSRQLPLKVRAFLSLLAERGAELPWDAREADAS from the coding sequence ATGTTGCTGTTCTCGGAGGTGGTGGCCACGGGTGGAATCACGGCCGCGGCCGAGCGCCTGGGGTTGCGCAAGTCGACGGTGAGCCGGCGGCTCGCGGCGCTGGAGGAGCGGTTGGGCATCCGGCTGGTGGAGCGCAACACGCGCCGGCTGCGGCTCACGGAGGCGGGGCGCGAGTACCACCTGCAATGCGCGCGGCTCGTCGCCGAGGCGCAAGAGGTGAACCGGGCGGTGAGCGAGGCGCGCGGCTCGGCGCGAGGGACGCTGCGGTTGGCGACGCTGTCGCTCTTGGGTGAGTTGTTGACCCCGCTCATCGCGGAGTTCCTGGTGCGTCAGCCGCAGATGCGTGTGGAGGTGTCGCTGGCCCAGGCGCACGTGGATCTCATCGCCGAGGAATATGACCTAGCGCTGCGCACGGGGCCGCTCGCGGATTCATCGCTCGTGGCAAGGCGCTTGGGTCGCCTGCGCACCGGGTACTACGCCAGCCCCGCGTACTTGCGCCGGCAAGGCACGCCGCGCCAGCCGGATGAGCTGCGGCGCCACGCGTGTGTCGTTCTGGCGGAGCCTGGGACCGAAGAGGTGTGGTTCTTTGGGGAGGGCAAGGGGGCTCGGACCGTGCCCGTCACGGGACGGCTGCGCGTGGCCAGCGTGCGTGCGGGGCAGATCGCCGCGCGGGCGGGCCTGGGCGTGGTGCGTTTGCCCGCGTCGCTCGTGGCGGAGGACGTGCGGGCGGGGCAGCTCGCGCCGGTGCTGGAGGACGTGACGCCGCCGGGCATCCCGGTGTTCGCGGTCTACCCGAGCAGCCGCCAGCTTCCGCTCAAGGTGCGCGCCTTCCTCTCGCTGTTGGCCGAGCGCGGCGCCGAGCTGCCGTGGGATGCAAGAGAGGCCGACGCAAGCTGA
- a CDS encoding response regulator has translation MPASLALRLCCQLAVPQTRADAAAALARELGAEHCLVFILDDEVEAFVPAPGFPQTLPGGPAWSSLLERCRTPGLHLGDVAYPSPEHMTRARVWSLSEGLLFMLLGGEPRPIEPDALALPLLATALRAESANTQTQRQLTAERESARHATALATALDKARWELEAVLAESDRLNRELAAAAQERTALLASEQSASRAKDEFLAMLGHELRNPLAPIVTALQLLKLRGGPTQPRELSVIERQVTHLGQLVDDLLDVSRITRGVVVLKRARVELSVVAHKAVEMAGPLLEQHRHRLTVNVPEHGLLLDADERRMAQVLSNLLTNAARYTPPGGEVSLTAAREGARIVVRVRDNGMGIEPSMLRRIFDLFVQGERSKDRGGLGLGLCIVSNLVTLHGGFVEARSAGLGMGSEFVVDLPAAQLHVAEEPAQTSPTWGRPPLRAKGTRVLVVDDNEDAAELLTEALRLHGYEVACCNDGPGALEAVGRFAPDVAILDIGLPVMDGVELARRLRGRADLPRLRLIAATGYGQEADRALTREAGFEHHLVKPIRVASLVELIEGAPEAA, from the coding sequence ATGCCCGCATCGCTGGCGCTCAGGCTCTGCTGTCAGCTCGCGGTCCCCCAGACCCGAGCCGACGCGGCGGCGGCGCTCGCTCGCGAGCTGGGGGCCGAGCACTGTCTGGTGTTCATCCTCGATGACGAAGTGGAGGCGTTCGTCCCCGCGCCCGGCTTCCCGCAGACGCTCCCGGGCGGCCCCGCGTGGAGCAGTCTCCTGGAGCGCTGCCGGACGCCCGGCCTGCACCTGGGCGACGTCGCCTATCCCTCGCCGGAACACATGACGCGAGCGCGCGTCTGGAGCCTCTCCGAGGGGCTGTTGTTCATGTTGCTGGGGGGCGAGCCACGCCCCATCGAGCCCGACGCCCTGGCGCTGCCATTGCTGGCCACGGCGCTGCGCGCGGAGAGCGCGAACACGCAGACCCAGCGACAGCTCACCGCGGAGCGCGAGAGCGCGCGGCACGCCACCGCGTTGGCGACCGCGCTGGACAAGGCGCGATGGGAGCTGGAGGCCGTGCTCGCCGAATCCGATCGGCTGAACCGGGAACTCGCCGCGGCGGCGCAGGAGCGCACCGCGCTGCTGGCGAGCGAGCAGTCCGCGAGCCGGGCCAAGGATGAGTTCCTGGCCATGCTCGGCCACGAGCTGCGCAATCCGCTGGCCCCCATCGTCACCGCGCTTCAGCTCCTCAAACTGCGCGGTGGGCCGACGCAGCCGCGAGAACTCTCCGTCATCGAACGACAGGTGACGCACCTGGGGCAGCTCGTCGACGACCTGCTCGATGTCTCGCGCATCACCCGGGGCGTGGTGGTGCTCAAGCGCGCGCGCGTCGAGCTGTCCGTCGTCGCGCACAAGGCGGTGGAGATGGCGGGGCCGCTGCTGGAGCAGCACCGTCACCGCCTCACGGTGAACGTGCCCGAGCACGGACTCTTGCTCGACGCGGACGAGCGCCGCATGGCGCAGGTGCTCTCCAACCTCCTCACCAACGCCGCGCGCTACACCCCGCCGGGCGGAGAGGTGTCGCTGACCGCCGCGAGGGAGGGCGCGCGCATCGTCGTGCGCGTGCGCGACAACGGCATGGGCATCGAGCCGTCGATGCTCCGTCGCATCTTCGACCTGTTCGTCCAGGGCGAGCGCTCGAAGGACCGAGGTGGCCTGGGGCTGGGCCTGTGCATCGTGAGCAACCTGGTCACGCTGCACGGGGGCTTCGTGGAGGCGCGGAGCGCGGGGCTCGGGATGGGCAGTGAGTTCGTGGTGGATCTGCCCGCCGCGCAGCTCCACGTCGCGGAGGAGCCCGCGCAGACATCACCGACCTGGGGACGTCCGCCCCTGCGGGCCAAGGGCACCCGCGTCCTCGTCGTCGACGACAACGAGGACGCGGCCGAACTCCTCACGGAGGCCCTGCGCCTGCACGGCTACGAGGTGGCGTGCTGCAACGACGGGCCGGGCGCGCTCGAGGCCGTGGGCCGCTTCGCGCCTGACGTCGCCATCCTCGACATCGGGTTGCCGGTGATGGACGGCGTCGAGCTGGCCCGACGCCTTCGCGGGCGCGCGGACCTCCCGCGCCTGCGTCTCATCGCCGCGACCGGATACGGTCAGGAGGCCGATCGCGCGCTCACGCGGGAGGCGGGCTTCGAGCACCACCTGGTGAAGCCCATCCGCGTGGCCTCATTGGTGGAGCTGATTGAAGGCGCGCCAGAGGCCGCGTGA
- a CDS encoding FIST C-terminal domain-containing protein — protein sequence MTESAVVHSNALGAAEAARELCERLEQALPGGAPDALVVFASPAYEQPALLRALHDALSPSALIGASSAGEFASGMRGSGRVCALALRSSVMAFHAGIGRGLAGNRAGAARELVSSFRGLAQGSYAHRTALLFTDALSGETDDLVSQLTLATSGSYQFFGGAAGDDARFQQTSVFFGAEVLTDAVVGLEMLSHAPVGVGVGHGWEVASRLMRVTAAEGRRLISLNGLPALQVFEQHAEETGQRFLLTGPDRFFLHNLLGIETATGQSLLRVPLAARPDGSIVCASEVPVGSKVHLMRTTVDAAVEATTWATRQALSALRGHPAQVALFFDCVASRLRMGEAFGQELGALAAQLGKAEYVGCNTHGQIVRAPGQFNGFHNCTAVVCVLPG from the coding sequence GTGACTGAATCCGCCGTCGTTCACTCGAACGCGTTGGGTGCCGCCGAGGCGGCGCGCGAGCTGTGCGAACGGTTGGAGCAGGCCCTGCCAGGAGGGGCCCCGGACGCGCTCGTCGTCTTCGCCTCGCCCGCGTATGAGCAACCCGCCTTGTTGCGCGCCCTGCATGACGCGCTCTCGCCGAGTGCGCTCATCGGCGCCTCGTCCGCCGGCGAGTTTGCCTCGGGGATGCGAGGTTCAGGTCGGGTGTGCGCACTGGCGCTGCGCTCCTCGGTGATGGCCTTCCACGCGGGAATCGGTCGAGGCCTCGCGGGGAATCGCGCGGGCGCGGCGCGAGAGCTGGTGTCGTCCTTCCGCGGGCTGGCCCAGGGCTCGTACGCACATCGCACGGCGCTGCTCTTCACGGACGCATTGTCGGGCGAGACGGACGACCTGGTGAGTCAGCTCACCCTGGCCACCTCGGGCAGCTACCAGTTCTTCGGGGGCGCCGCGGGAGACGACGCGCGCTTCCAGCAGACCTCGGTCTTCTTTGGCGCCGAGGTGCTCACGGATGCGGTGGTGGGGCTGGAGATGCTCTCGCATGCGCCCGTGGGCGTGGGGGTAGGTCACGGGTGGGAAGTGGCCTCGCGCCTGATGCGTGTGACGGCCGCGGAAGGGCGGCGGCTCATCAGCCTCAACGGCCTGCCCGCGCTCCAGGTGTTCGAGCAGCACGCGGAGGAGACGGGCCAGCGCTTCCTCCTCACGGGCCCCGACCGATTCTTCCTGCACAACCTGCTGGGCATCGAGACCGCGACCGGCCAATCCCTCTTGCGGGTGCCGCTCGCGGCGCGGCCGGACGGCTCCATCGTCTGCGCGTCCGAGGTGCCCGTGGGCTCGAAGGTGCATCTGATGCGCACGACGGTGGACGCGGCCGTCGAGGCGACGACGTGGGCCACGCGACAGGCGCTGAGTGCCCTGCGCGGACATCCGGCCCAGGTGGCGCTGTTCTTCGATTGCGTCGCGTCCCGCCTGCGGATGGGCGAGGCGTTCGGGCAGGAGCTGGGCGCCTTGGCCGCGCAGCTCGGCAAGGCGGAGTACGTGGGGTGCAACACCCACGGGCAGATTGTCCGCGCGCCGGGCCAGTTCAACGGCTTCCACAACTGCACGGCCGTGGTGTGCGTCTTGCCTGGCTAG